The Pseudomonas sp. DG56-2 genome contains a region encoding:
- a CDS encoding thiolase, which produces MNQAIRGKTAIVGIGTAGVGEAKGFSAMELLGQASLQAIADAGLQLQDIDGIFAATSSHAFPTLSVAEYLGIKPSYVDGTNIGGSSFEMHLLQATLALEAGLCNAALVCYGSNQRTAGGRLVSMSEPQWHEAFYKPRHPITSYSLAASRHMHQYGTTREMLGEVAVSARQWANLNPEAFARGPLSLDDVMASRMVSDPLSSADCCLVTDGGAACVLVRADRARDLQRKPAYFLGAAGAQWHRSVVAMPDLTVTAASESGPRAMEMAGVSHADIDLVMLYDAFTINTILFLEDLGFCPKGEGGRFVQGGHIAPGGGLAVNTNGGGLSCVHPGMYGLFMIIEAVRQIRGEAGARQLKKADIALLHGNGGTLSSQVTAFLGSENAL; this is translated from the coding sequence ATGAACCAGGCTATTCGTGGCAAGACTGCCATTGTCGGCATCGGTACCGCCGGGGTCGGCGAGGCCAAGGGTTTCAGTGCCATGGAGTTGCTCGGCCAGGCGTCGCTGCAGGCCATCGCCGATGCTGGCCTGCAGTTGCAGGATATCGACGGTATTTTTGCCGCCACCAGCTCCCATGCCTTTCCGACGCTATCGGTGGCCGAATACCTGGGGATCAAACCGTCCTATGTGGATGGCACCAATATCGGTGGTTCCAGCTTCGAGATGCATCTGCTGCAAGCGACCCTGGCGCTGGAAGCCGGCCTGTGCAACGCCGCGTTGGTCTGCTACGGCTCCAACCAGCGTACTGCCGGTGGCCGCCTGGTTTCGATGAGCGAACCGCAATGGCACGAGGCGTTCTACAAACCGCGCCACCCGATCACTTCCTACAGCCTGGCGGCCAGCCGCCATATGCATCAGTACGGCACTACCCGGGAGATGCTCGGCGAAGTCGCGGTGTCGGCACGCCAGTGGGCCAACCTCAATCCGGAAGCCTTCGCCCGTGGTCCGTTGAGCCTGGATGATGTCATGGCCAGTCGCATGGTCAGCGATCCGTTGTCGTCCGCCGACTGCTGCCTGGTTACCGATGGCGGCGCCGCCTGTGTGCTGGTGCGTGCCGATCGCGCCCGTGACTTGCAGCGCAAGCCTGCCTACTTTCTCGGCGCTGCTGGCGCGCAGTGGCACCGTTCGGTCGTGGCAATGCCCGATCTCACCGTGACGGCAGCCTCCGAGAGCGGGCCGCGTGCGATGGAAATGGCTGGTGTGAGTCACGCCGATATCGATCTGGTGATGCTCTACGATGCTTTCACCATCAACACCATCCTGTTTCTCGAAGACCTTGGCTTTTGCCCGAAGGGTGAAGGCGGACGCTTCGTTCAGGGCGGGCATATCGCGCCCGGCGGCGGTCTGGCGGTAAACACCAACGGTGGCGGCCTTTCCTGCGTTCACCCCGGCATGTACGGCCTGTTCATGATCATCGAGGCGGTACGTCAGATCCGTGGCGAGGCAGGGGCGCGGCAACTGAAAAAAGCCGACATCGCTTTGCTGCATGGCAACGGTGGCACGTTGTCGAGCCAGGTAACCGCGTTCCTGGGTAGCGAAAACGCGCTCTGA